From Halorussus lipolyticus:
ACATCCTGTTCATCCTACCGGGTCTGGTCGTGCTGGGGGCCATCTCGAACGCCTTCGAGAACGCTTCGTTCTCCATCTTCCACGGGCGGTGGAACGACTACATCGAGGAGACCCTGACCTCGCCGATGTCCTACTCCCGGATGGTGGTCGCCTACATCGTCGCCGGTTCGACTCGGGGCCTCCTCGTGGGGTCGCTCATCGCGGTCATCGGGGCGTTTTTCACCCCGGTCGGGGTCGCCCAACCGCTCTATCTGGCCGCCTTCGCGGTGGTCATCACGCTCCTGTTCTCCAGCTTCGGCGTCGTGGGCGGTCTCTGGGCCGACGACTGGGACAACCTCACCATGATGAACCAGTTCATCGTCCGACCCCTCGTCTTCTTCGGCGGGGTGTTCTACGCGGTCCGAGAGTTACCCTCGCCGTATCAGGAACTCTCGATGCTAAATCC
This genomic window contains:
- a CDS encoding ABC transporter permease, coding for MSFSGLTGFKTLARREILRFLRRPRNTFVPPFVTNVLYFSVFGVILGDRVGEISIGGASEPIPYILFILPGLVVLGAISNAFENASFSIFHGRWNDYIEETLTSPMSYSRMVVAYIVAGSTRGLLVGSLIAVIGAFFTPVGVAQPLYLAAFAVVITLLFSSFGVVGGLWADDWDNLTMMNQFIVRPLVFFGGVFYAVRELPSPYQELSMLNPMVYMVNGVRYGFLGVSEVDPNWSLAVLSGLTAAILALDIVLFKRGYGLTD